The Kitasatospora albolonga nucleotide sequence GGTCCGGGCGGCGGCGAGGCAGGTCTGCCGGGCGCGGGCGGCCTCCTCGGCCTTGGCCTTGGGGCGCAGGGCCCGTACGACACAGGCGCAGCCGAGGAGGGTGGCGGCGTCCGCGCTCTCGGGTTCGGCGAGCAGCCAGTCGCGGGCCCAGTCGGCGGCGGACGGGATCGCGGCGAGGCCGAGGAGGCGGTGTCCCCGGCGGTCCCAGTCGTTCCCGGTGGCCACCAGCAGGGCCCGGGCCCCGCCCCACCGTCCCTGGGTGAACTGGCTGCGCGCGTCGATGAGTTCGAGGTCGTCCAGGGCCGGGTCGAAGGTGTGGTCCGAGCGACCGCCCCGACGGCGGGAGCGGCCCAGGGGCGGCGGTGGCGGGGACATGCCGCAGGCTTCTTTCGACGCGGTGTGCGAGCAGATGATCGCGCACAGCAAAGCGGTAGGGGGCGCTCCACGTCAAGGGGAGGTCTACACCAACTCCGCTCGATGTTCGGACAGTTGGCCGGAAGTCATTGCGTGGCGTGAGGTGTTTGCGCAGCGTGCGGCGGGGTGGGCGGGGGGTGACGTGACGCCTGACACATTGGCGGTGCGGACCCCCGGGCGGATGCCCGGGCCCCGCTCCTCACATCGCCGGAGGGGCTTACGCCGTGGCCTTCGCTGCCGCCCGGCCCGCCCTACAGGGCTTTGGCCGCCGCCCGGCCCGCCGCGCGGCCCGAGAAGATGCAGCCGCCCAGGAACGTGCCCTCCAGGGAGCGGTAGCCGTGGACCCCGCCGCCGCCGAAGCCCGCCGCCTCGCCCGCCGCGTACAGGCCCGGCAGCGGGGTGCCGTCGGCGGTGAGGACCCGGGAGGAGAGGTCCGTCTCCAGGCCGCCCAGGGACTTGCGGGTCAGGATGTTGAGGCGTACGGCGATGAGGGGGCCCGCCGCCGGGTCCAGGATGCGGTGCGGTTTCGCCGTACGGATGAGGCGGTCGCCCAGGTAGGCGCGGGCCCCGTGGATGGCGGTGACCTGGAGGTCCTTGGTGAAGGGGTTGGCGATCTCGCGGTCCCGGGCGGTGATCTCGCGGCGCAGCCCGTCCGCGTCGATCAGGCCGTCGCCGGTGATCGCGTTCATGCCCCGGACCAGGGCGTCGAGGTCCTTCTCCACCACGAAGTCCGCCCCGTGGTCCATGAACGCCTTGACCGGTGCGGGCACGTCCGCGCGGGCCCGGCCGATCACGTCCCGTACCGACTTGCCGGTCAGGTCCGGGTTCTGCTCGGAGCCGGAGAGGGCGAACTCCTTGCCGATGATCCGCTGGTTGAGGACGAACCAGGTGTAGCCGTGGCCCGACCTCATGATGTGTTCGAGGGTGCCGAGCGTGTCGAAGCCGGGGAAGAGCGGGACCGGCAGCCGCTTGCCGCGGGCGTCGAGCCAGAGGGAGGAGGGGCCGGGCAGGATGCGGATGGCGTGCTTGGACCAGATCGGGTTCCAGTTCTCGATGCCCTCCGTGTAGTGCCACATCCGGTCCCGGTTGATGTGGTGGGCGCCCGCCTCCTCGGCGATGCCCAGCATCAGGCCGTCCACATGGGCGGGGACGCCGGAGAGCAGCTTCTCGGGCGGGGTGCCGAGCCGCTCGGGCCACTGGGCGCGGACCAGGTCGTGGTTGCCGCCGATGCCGCCGGAGGTGACGATCACCGCCTGGGCCTTCAGCTCGAAGGCGCCGGTCGCCTCCCGGCTGCTGGCGGTGCCGCGCTCGGCCCCGCTGGGCTCCAGGATCTCGCCGGTGACCGTGTCCAGCGCCCCGGCCGTGCGGGCGAGGCCGGTCACGCGGTGGCGGAACCGCAGCTGGACGAGCCCCTTGGCGACGCCCTCGCGGACCCGCCGCTCGAAGGGGGCGACGACGCCGGGGCCGGTGCCCCAGGTGATGTGGAAGCGGGGTACGGAGTTGCCGTGGCCGGTCGCGTCGTAGCCGCCGCGCTCCGCCCAGCCGACCACCGGGAAGATCCGCAGCCCCTGCCGGTGCAGCCAGGAGCGCTTCTCACCGGCCGCGAAGTCGACGTACGCCTCGGCCCACTTCCTCGGCCAGTGGTCTTCCTTTCGGTCGAACCCGGCGGTGCCGTACCAGTCCTGGAGGGCCAGCTCCCGGCTGTCCTTGATCCGCAGGCGGCGCTGCTCGGGCGAGTCGACGAGGAAGAGGCCGCCGAAGGACCAGTGGGCCTGCCCGCCGATGGACTGCTCGGGCTCCTGGTCGAGGAGGATCACGGAACGGCCCGCGTCGGCCAGTTCGGCGGTGGCCACGAGTCCGGCGAGCCCTGCCCCGATCACGATCACATCAGCGTCGTACGCCATGGGTTCCATCCTGTCGGGAAGGGGCGGCCGGAAGGGCTCGACGGGCGTGCAAGTTACCCGTGCGTCAGATCTTGGGTACCGGCCGCTGCCACGTCAACCACCCGGGTGCTGTTGGATGAGACGCATGACGCCCTCTGACGAGATCCTGGACATCGTCGACGAGAACGACGAGGTCATCGGGCAGGCCCCGCGCGGTGAGGCGACGGCCCGGGGACTGCGCCACCGCTGTGTGTTCATCGAGGTACGGGACGCCGAGGGGCGCGTCTTCGTCCACCGCCGGACGGCCACCAAGCTGGTCTTCCCCTCGCACTACGACATGTTCGTCGGCGGGGTGGTGGGCGCGGGCGAGTCCTACGACGGGGCGGCGCTGCGCGAGGCGGAGGAGGAGCTCGGGGTCTCGGGGCTGCCGGAGCCCGAGCCGCTGTTCCGGTTCCTCTACACGAGCGCCGAGCACACCTGGTGGTCCGCCGTCTACCAGGTGCGGTGCGAGCTTCCGGTGGTGCCGCAGGCGGAGGAGGTCGCCTGGCACACCTTCCTGGACGACAGGGAGCTGGAGGCGCGGCTCGATGAGTGGCTGTGGGTGCCGGACGGGCTGGACGCCTACCGGCGGCTGAAGGAGTTCCGGGCGCTCTGACCTCGTAAGGTGCCCTGTGTGAACAAGATCGCGCAGAGCGTACGGCTGTGGTTCGCGCCGGAGCGGGTCCGGGACGAGGGGACCACCCCCGACTACCGGTTCTCCCTGGCCAACGAGCGTACGTTCCTCGCCTGGATCAGGACGGCGCTGGCCCTGATCGGCGGGGGCTTCGCCGTGGACCAGTTCCTGCCGGAGCTGGCCTGGGGCGTCCGGGCGGGGCTGGCGCTCGGGCTGCTCGCCACCGGGGTGCTGTGCGCGCTGCGGGCGGTCAACCACTGGGTGCGGTGCGAGCGGGCGATGCGGCGCGGGGAGGATCTGCCGGTCTCCCGGTTTCCGACGGTGCTGAGCCTCGTGGTCGCGGTCGTGGCCGTCGCGATGGTGGTGGTGGTCCTCTTCGGCTGGGAGGGCCGGTGACGGGCGGCGAGGGCGGGGAGCGGGACCCCGGGCTCCAGCCCGAGCGGACCCGGCTCGCCTGGCGGCGTACCACGTTGTCCGCCACGGTGGTGGCGCTGCTCGCCGGGCGGCAGGCGCTGCACAGCGGTGCCAGCCCGGCCGGGCTGGCCGCCCTGGCGCTGACCGCGGCGGCCTGGCTGGGGTTCCTGACGGCGGCCCACCTCAGGGTGGTGCGCCTGGGCGTGGCGCGACCGGAGCCGCTCGGTCCGCGCGGGGCGCTGACGGCGGCGCTGTGCACGGTGGCGTTCGCGGTGTTCGCGGCGGCGATGCTGTTCTGAGCGCGCCCCCGGGCTGTTCGGGCGTCGCTGTTCCGAGAGCTGCGGACCGTGTTCGCTCAGACGTCCCAGTCCACCGTGACCACGATCTTGCCCCGCGTGCGTCCCTCCTGGTTGAGCCGGTACGCCTCGGCCGCCCGCTCCAGCGGGAAGACCCGGTCCACATGGACGGTGACGATGCCCTGTTCGGCCAGTTCCGCGAGGTGGGCCAGGTCGGTGGCGTCGGGCCGGACGAAGGCGTAGCGACCGCCGTACGAGAACACCTCGCTGTCGGCGATCGAGGCGAGCCGGCCGCCCTCGGCGAGGGTGTCGGCCGAGACCCGCAGCGCCTCGCCGCCCACCGTGTCGAAGGCGGCGTCGAAGCCGTCGGGGGCCAGCTCCCGCAGCCGGTCGGCGAGGCCGTCCCCGTAGGCGACGGGCTCGCCGCCCAGACCGCGTACGTACGCGTGGTTGCGCTCGCTCGCGGTGCCGATGACCCGGCAGCCCTCGTGGCGGGCGATCTGCACGGCGATCGAGCCGACCCCGCCCGCCGCCGCGTGGACGAGGACGGTGTCGCCCTCGCGGATCTTGAGGGTGCGGTGCAGCACCTGGTACGCGGTGAGCCCGGCCAGCGGCAGGCCCGCGGCCTCCTCGAAGCTCAGCCTGAGCGGCTTGCGGGCGAGGGTGCGTACGGGGGCGGCGACGTACTCGGCGAACGTACCGCGCGAGAGGAAGTCCTCGCGCACATAGCCGATCACCTCGTCCCCGACCGCGAACTCGTCCACGGCGACGCCCGGTTGCACGACGACCCCGGAGACGTCCCAGCCGGGGATCACCGGGAAGACGGCTTCGAGGCCGCCTTGGAGGAACCCCTCGCGGGCCTTCCAGTCGACCGGGTTGACGGCGGCGGCCCGTACCTTCACGAGCACCGAGTCGGGGCCGACCCTCGGGTCGGGCCGCTCGCCGTACTCCAGGACATCGGCCGGGCCGTACGCGCTGTAGCTGATCGCCTTCATCCCTCGACCTTCGGCGCAGGTCAGGGCAGGCGCAACTCAGGACGTACGCGGCCGGGAGCCGGCGGGGGCGCCGGGGTCCGCGCGGTTGACCGCGGGAGTGCGCCGGACTGATCGCGGGAGTGCACTGGACGACATACCGACTGGTCGGCATGATGGTCGGCGACCGTGGTCCCGTTCGTCGCCCCATCGCCCCATCGCCCGGAGGTACGCCCCATGAGTCCCGTCCCCCCACCAGGTCTCGACCCCGAGCTGCTGCGCGGGCACCTCGACCGCGAGCGTCCCGGGCTGGTGCGCGGGCCGCTGGAGGCCCGGCTGATCGAGGGCGGCCGGTCGAACCTGACGTACACGGTCACCGACGGGACCGGCCGGTGGGTGGTGCGTCGGCCGCCGCTGGGCCATGTGCTGGCCACCGCGCACGACATGAAGCGCGAGCACCGGGTGATCAGCGCCCTGCACCCCACCGCCGTGCCGGTGCCTGAGCCGTTGCTGCTCTGCGAGGACGACGCGGTGCTCGGTGCGCCCTTCTACGTCATGGAGCACGTCGAGGGCGTCCCGTACCGCACCGCCGAACAGCTCGCCCCGCTGGGCCCCGAGCGCACCCGGGCCGCCGTCCTCGCCCTGGTGGACACCCTGGTCGACCTGCACGCGGTGGACCCGGAAGCGGTGGGGCTCGGGGACTTCGGGCGGCCCGACGGGTTCCTGGACCGGCAGCTGCGGCGCTGGGGCAAGCAGCTGGACGCCTCGCGCAACCGGGAACTGGCCGGCATCGACGAGCTGCACGCCTCCCTCGGCCGCGAGCTGCCCGTATCGCCCGCGCCCACCGTCGTCCACGGCGACTACCGCCTGGACAACGTGCTGCTCGGGCCGGACGAGAAGATCAACGCCGTGCTGGACTGGGAGATGTCCACGCTGGGCGATCCGCTGACCGATCTCGGGCTGCTCGTGATGTACAGCTCCGACCTCGATCTGCCGCGCTCCCCCGTCTCCACCACCAGCGGCGCCGCCGGGCACCCCTCCCCCGCCGAACTGATCGAGCGGTACGCCGCCGGATCGGGCCGGGACACCTCCGCCATCTCCTGGTACACGGCGTTCGCCTGGTTCAAGCTCGCCGTGATCCTGGAGGGCATCCACTACCGCTACACCCTCGGGCAGACCGTCGGCGCGGGCTTCGACCGGATCGGTGAACTGGTCCCGGTCTTCATCGAGCACGGCCTCACCACCCTCCAGGAAGGCTGACCACCCATGGACTTCGCATTCGACGCCCGAACCGAGGAGCTGCGCTCCCGGCTGCTCGCCTTCATGGACGAGCACGTGTATCCGGCCGAGCCGGTCGCGGAGGAGCAGCGGGCGCTGCTCGCCTCGCCGTGGGACACGCCCGCGGTCGTCGGGGAGCTGAAGGCCGAGGCGCGGCGGCAGGGGCTGTGGAACCTCTTCCTGCCGGACGCGGCGTACGGGGCCGGGCTGACGAACCTCCAGTACGCGCCGCTCGCGGAGATCACCGGCCGCTCCCCGCACCTCGCGCCGACCGCGACGAACTGCGCGGCGCCGGACACCGGGAACATGGAGGTGCTCTTCCAGTTCGGCACGGACGAGCAGAAGAAGCGGTGGCTGGAGCCGCTGCTCGCCGGGGAGATCCGCTCCGCCTTCGCGATGACGGAGCCGGAGGTGGCGTCCTCGGACGCGACGAACATCGAGACCCGGATGATCCGGGACGGCGATGACTACGTCATCAACGGGCGCAAGTGGTACATCTCCGGGGCGATGAACCCGGACTGCGCGGTCTTCATCGTGATGGGCAAGACCGACCCGGACGGCGACGATATCCGCCGACAGCAGTCGATGATCCTGGTCCCGCGCGACACCCCGGGCGTCGAGGTGCGGCGGGCGATGCGGGTGTACGGGTACGAGGACCACTCCCACGGGGGCCACGCGGAGGTGGTCTTCCACGACGTGCGGGTGCCGGTGGCCAACCTGGTCGGGGAGGAGGGCGGCGGGTTCGCCATCGCGCAGGCGCGGCTGGGGCCGGGGCGCATCCACCACTGCATGCGGCTGATCGGGATGGCGGAGCGGGCCATCGAGCTGATGTGCCGCCGGGCGGTGGACCGTACGGCGTTCGGCAAGCCGCTGGCCGCGCAGGGCGTCGTGCAGAACTGGATCGCGGACGCCCGGGTGACGGTGGAGCAGCTGCGGCTGCTGGTGCTGAAGACGGCCTGGCTGATGGACACCGTGGGCAACAAGGGGGCGCACACGGAGATCCAGGCCATCAAGATCGCCACCCCGCGCGCGGTGGTGGACATCCTGGACTCGGCGGTGCAGCTGCACGGGGCGGGCGGGGTGAGCCAGGACTTCCCGCTGGCGGAGCTGTGGGCCTCGGCGCGGACGCTGAGGCTGGCGGACGGGCCGGACGAGGTGCACCAGCGGTCGCTGGCCCGGCGGGAGATCAAGCGGTACGGGTGAGAACGGGGTGCGGCCCCCTCCGGCGGAGGGGGCCGCACCGGATCGTCCTGCGGTCAGAACGTGAGCTTCCAGCTGTCGATGTAGCCGGTGTCGGACCGGTAGACGTCCTGCACCCGGAGCCGCCAGACGCCGTTGGCCGCCTTGGTGGAGGCGTTGACGGTGTACGTCGTGATGACGTTGTCCGCCGAGTCGCCGCTGCTGGAGTTCTTCAGCCGGAAGGCGGCGCCGTCCGGGGCCAGCAGGTCGATCACCAGGTCGCCGCGGTAGGTGTGCTTGATGTCCACGCCGACCTGGAGTGCGGCGGGGGCGTTGCCGGTCCGTCCGGAGACGGTGATCGCGGAGGTGACGGCCGCACCGGCGTCCGGGATGGCGACGTCCGTGTCGTTGGTGAAGACGGTGCCCGTGGGCGGCTCGCCGCCGGAGCCCGCGGAGAGGGTCCAGATCGCGTGGGCGGCGGCATCGCTGTTGCGGTCCAGGGCGGTGTCGTTGATGTTCGCCGTGGTGTCGCAGGAGGTGTGGTAGCAGCGGTCGAACGCCTGGCCGGCCGTTCCGCCCCACTTCTGCGCCTGGGCCGCGGTCTTGGTGCGGCTGGCGCCGGTGAAGAGGCCGCCGACGGGGACGCCCGCCGCCTTGAACGGGGCGTGGTCGGAGCGGCCGTCGCCCTCGGTCTCGATCTCGGTGGGCACGTTGAGGCCCACGAAGTAGTCCTTGAAGGTCTTCTCGATGACCGGGTCGTCGTCGTAGACGAAGTAGCCGGCGTTCGGCGAGCCGATCATGTCGAAGTTGAGGTAGCCGGTGATCTTCGAACGCTCGGCGGCCGGGAGGTTGTTGACGTAGTACTTGGAGCCGATCAGGCCCAGCTCCTCCGCGCCCCACCAGGCGAACCGCAGGCGCTTGTCGGGCTGGTACCCGGCGCGGGAGACGGCGAGCGCGGTCTCCAGGACGGCGGCCGAGCCGGAGGCGTTGTCGTTGATCCCGGCGCCGGAGGAGACGGAGTCCAGGTGGGCCCCGGCGATCAGGACCTTGTTCGGGTCGCCGCCGGGCCATTCGGCTATGAGGTTGTAGCCGACGGCGCCGCTGGTGGTGAACTGCTGGAGGGACGTGGTGTATCCGGCGGCGTCCAGCTTGGCCCGTACGTAGTCGACGGACGCCTTGTAGCCGGGGCGGCCGTGGGCGCGGTTGCCGCCGTTGTTGGCGGCGATCGTCGAGAACTGGGTGAGGTGGGCCTTGACGTTGGCCAGCGGGATGTCGGGCGCCGCGACGGCGGCGGGGGCCGCGGTCGTCGGGGCCGCCTGCGCGGTGGGCGCGGCGGTCGCCAGGAGAGCCGCGAGGGCGACGGCGGCGACGGCCGCCGGGGATCTGCGCAGGGTGAGGCGGTTCGGTCTCATGGTGGGGCTCCGGATTCCGTTCGGGGACTGACGGAACGTGCGGGGGGTACCCGGCCGCGTCGCACGCGTGGAACGTACGGCCGGGTCCTGGAGCTGGTGAAGCGCACCGCACGACCGAGGAGGCTCGGTGCGATGCGTGACCGATGGTCAATGAGGTGACAGTGTTCCGTCAAGAGCGGAAAGCGGACATGTCAGTTCCATTAACGAACACATATCGGTGTTTGGACGGGTGCAACCGCCCCCGAACAGGGCGGTGTTACGTACTCCCCGGCACTCCCCGCGCCGGGCGCGCTACGGGCGCAGGGCCCGCAGCAGCAGGTCCGCGAGATGGGCGGCGACCTGCTCGGGGGTGAGCGGGCCGTCCGGGCGGTACCAGGTGGAGAGGTGGTGGACCGAGCCGAAGTGGTAGTCGACCACCAGGTCGGCGGGGGTGGCGGTGGAGAAGACCCCGCTGCGCTGCCCCTCCTCGACCAGCGCCCGGAACCGCTCGTGGTAGCGGCGGCGCTCCGCCCGTACCTGCTTGTTCTTCTCCGGGCTCAGGTGGTGCATGGAGCGGAAGAAGATCGCGGCGTCGTCCAGGTTGTCGATGGTCGTGACGACCACGTCCGCCGCCGCGTCGCGCAGCCGCTGCTCGACCGGCGCCTCGGCGTCCGCGACGGCGTCGAGCCGCTCCTGCTGGAGCCGCAGCACCCGGGCGTAGACCTCCTGGAGCAGGTCCTCCTTGGAGCCGAAGTAGTGGTAGAGCGCTCCCTTGGTGACGCCCGCCGCCTCGACGATCTCCTGGACCGAGGTGCGGTCGTACCCGTGCTCGGCGAAGAGCCGGGTGGCGGCGGCCAGCAGCCGTTGGGGGACGGGCGTGCCATTCTGCTCCGTCGCCTTGGCCATGAGCCGCCACCTGCCTTTCATACCGTGCGTTCGCCGTTTCGACGAGGTTCTGACGGGGGGAACGCGGTCCCGCCTGAGGATCTTCCCACTCGCCGCCTCCGGAGGCTCGGTCAGGACCTCACCGGGCGGTGAGCGGCCGCGCGCCGGGCCGCCCGGGGGCCGTCGCTCAGGGGCCGGTCGCCGCCCCCGGGGCCGCCGCTCCCGCTCCGGTGGTCTCCTCCCACTTCTGCTGGAGGCGGTTCATGCCGCCCAGCCAGCGGTCGGGGTCGGCGGCGCGGGCCTGGTGGTACCCGGCGACCTCGGGGTGCGGCAGGACCAGGAAACGGTCGGCCGCCATCGCGTCGAACAGCGCGTCGGCGACGGCATCCGGCTCGACGGCGCCGGGGGCGAGGACCAGTTCACCGGCCGAACCGGCGGCGGTGAGCATATCGGTGCGTACGCCCTGCGGGCAGATCGCGTGGACCTTGACGCCCCGGTGGCGGTAGGTGAGCGAGAGCCATTCGGCGAAGGCGACCGCCCCGTGCTTGGTCACGCTGTACGGGGCCGCGCCGATCATCGTCAGCAGTCCGGCGGCGGACGCGGTGGTGACGAAGCGCCCGCCGCCCCGCTCCAGCCACTGCGGCAGCAGGGCCCTGGCGGCACGGACATGGGCCATCACATTGACGTCCCAGGCGGCGGCCCAGACCTCCTCGTCGGCGAACGCGTCGCCGGGCGAGGCGAGTCCGGCGTTGGCGCAGTAGACGTCCACCGTGCCGCCCAGCGCGTCGCGAGCGGCCGCCACGACGCCCGAGGCGTCCCCGGCGACGGCGATCCCGCCGATCTCCCGCGCGAGCGGCTCGATGCGCGCGGGGTCCAGGTCGTTGACGACGACCCGCGCTCCCCCGGCGGCGAACCTGCGGGCCAGGGCGGCGCCGATACCGCCTCCGGCTCCCGTGACCACCACACCGGCGCCCCGCACCGTGTCCATCGCCGCCATCCCGTCCCTCCGCCTTCCGGTCCGTGCGTCCGTACATGCGTCCGCGCTTCCGTTCGCACCGGCAGACTAACCGGTCGGTATGTCGTCGCGGAAGGGCGGGCGCGGCGGTCGCGGGAGCCGGCGGAGGGCGGCGGTCCGGCGCGCGGACATCGGGGCGGCCCGGGTCGTTCCGTACGGCTCCCGGCCGCGCTAGCGTGCGTGGCCATGACAGTCGGCGCACGATCATGGAGGTAGCGGAATGAATCTGTCCCGACGTGGTGTGCTGGCCGCCGGAGGCGCCGTGGGGGCGCTCGCGGTGACAGCGGCGGGCAGCGCTCCCGCCGCCGCATCGGCCGCTTCCGTACGGGGCCGGGGCCGCCCCCGGGTCCGTACCGGCTTCGACCGGCTGGCCGCCGACGGCTACCGGCTGCTGCGGGGGCAGAAGGTCGGGGTCGTCACCAACCCGACCGGCGTGACCGCCGACGTACGGCACATCGTCGATGTGATGCACCCGGACGCCCGCGTGGACCTGACCGCCGTCTTCGGCCCCGAGCACGGCTTCCGGGGCACCGCGCAGGCGGGCGGTTCGGAGGGGCGGTACGACGACCCGGCGACCGGGCTGCCGGTCTACGACACGTACCTCAAGAGCGGGCAGGACCTCGCGGACATCTTCACCGCGTCGGGCGTGGACACGGTGCTGTTCGACATCCAGGACGCGGGTGCGCGCTTCTACACGTACATCTGGACGCTGTACGACTGCATGGAGGCGGCGGCGCTCGCGGGCAAGCGCCTGGTGGTGCTGGACCGGCCCAACCCGGTGACCGGGCGGGCGGCGCTGGGGCCGGTGCTGGACCCGGCGTTCGCCACGTTCGTGGGCCGCCGGGAGATCGCCCAGGCGCACGGGATGACGGTGGCGGAGCTGGCGCTCCTCTTCAACGCGGAGTTCCTGCGGGCCGATCCTGTGCGGCTGGAGGTGGTGACGATGTCGGGGTGGCGGCGCTCGGACTTCTTCGACGACACCGGGCTGCCCTGGGTGCCGCCGAGCCCGAACATGCCGACGCCGGAGACGGCCCTCGTCTACTCCGGCACCTGTCTCTTCGAGGGCACCAACCTCTCCGAGGGCCGGGGCACCACGCGCCCCTTCGAACTGCTCGGCGCGGAGGGCATCGACCGCCACTGGGCGGCGGCCGTGAACGCGCTGCGGCTGCCGGGGGTCGCCTTCCGGGAGGCGTACTTCGCGCCCACGTTCTCCAAGTTCCAGGGGAAGACGGTGGGCGGGGTGCAGGTGCACGTCCAGGACCGGGAGGTCTTCGACCCGGTCCGTACGGGGATCGCCCTGCTGGTGACGGCGAAGCAGACGTGGAGCGGCTTCGCCTGGCGCCCGGACCACTGGATCGACAAGCTCACCGGGAACACCCGGGTCCGCACCATGATCGACGCGGGGGCGGACACGGACGCGGTGGTGGCCGCGTGGCGGAGCGACCTGACAGCGTTCCGGGCGAAGCGGCGGAGGTATCTGCGGTACGAGGGGTAGCGCGGGCGAGGCCGGGACGGGGCGCGGCGTTCCTGCGGGAGGGCGGCCCGCACCCGCCGGTCCCAGGCCGTGAGGCCCCCGCCCGCAGGTCCCAGGCCATGAGAGCGCCGCCGCCTGCCGGTCTCAGCCCGTGAGGTCCAGATCGCCGAGGTACTCGCCGTCGCTCGTCAGGCCGCGCTTGCGGTAGCCGAGCCGGAGGTAGAACTCCTCCGGACCGCCCTCGCCGGGGTGCCAGGTCACGGTCGAGACCGTCCCGCCCCGGCGGCGGATCTCCTCGTTCACCGCGCCCACCGCGAAGCGCCCGTACCCCCGGCCCTGCTCACCGGCGGCTATGGCCAGCCGCCAGAGGCCGGAGCGGCGCGGGGCGTCCGGCACATCGGCGTCGTAGTCGAACCGGGCGTCGAAAAAGGCCATCACGAAGCCGACGATGCGGTCGCCGTCATGGATCAGCCGGGGCCAGGCGACACCGGGGTGCACATATGCCTCGGCCAACGACTGCGCGACCGGCGAGACGAACTTCCGCTGTTCGGGCGCGACTTCCAGCCGACAGGCGTCGAGCACCGTGTCGGGGGTGACCTCTTCGAGGCGGGGAGAAACTGCTGTCATGAGGGCAGCCAACCGCACCCGCCCGAGGCTCCGCCACTCTTTTCCCCTGGTCAGCGCGGCGGGAACGGACGGCACCCCGGTACGGGTGCCCCGAGGGCCCCGCACGGCCGCGCGCCCTCTCACCACCCATGCGCGCGCCGTTCCGCTTCAGCCCGTGTCGCCCTTCCCACATGGGGAGTCTCGGCCAATGGAAGGTTTCCATCTTTCGATGGAGCCGAAACGGGCAGGCGTACGTCCACTCCTTGACGCCGAAGGACGAACGACGGAGGTGGCAGACATGGCCGGTTTCCGGAGTCTTGCGAGACAGGTTCGCGATCCGCGGGGCGATCTGGCCCTGCGGCGGTACTCGCTGCGCAAGTGCCTGGAGAGATTCGCCCCCTACGGTCACCGGGCGACCTGGGACCATCTGTGCGCCCGGCACGGGATCGATCCCGAGGACCGGGCCCCCGATCCGGCGCGGCTGCTGAGCGCCCTGGAGGAGCTGGAGGAGGCGCGGGCCATCTGGCTCGCGTACGAGGCGGGGTTCGCCGAGCGGCGGCGGCGCGAGAAGCACGAGGGCCTGCGGCGGCCCGGCGCGTTCGACGACTGGCACCGCC carries:
- a CDS encoding dehydrogenase, encoding MDTVRGAGVVVTGAGGGIGAALARRFAAGGARVVVNDLDPARIEPLAREIGGIAVAGDASGVVAAARDALGGTVDVYCANAGLASPGDAFADEEVWAAAWDVNVMAHVRAARALLPQWLERGGGRFVTTASAAGLLTMIGAAPYSVTKHGAVAFAEWLSLTYRHRGVKVHAICPQGVRTDMLTAAGSAGELVLAPGAVEPDAVADALFDAMAADRFLVLPHPEVAGYHQARAADPDRWLGGMNRLQQKWEETTGAGAAAPGAATGP
- a CDS encoding GNAT family N-acetyltransferase gives rise to the protein MTAVSPRLEEVTPDTVLDACRLEVAPEQRKFVSPVAQSLAEAYVHPGVAWPRLIHDGDRIVGFVMAFFDARFDYDADVPDAPRRSGLWRLAIAAGEQGRGYGRFAVGAVNEEIRRRGGTVSTVTWHPGEGGPEEFYLRLGYRKRGLTSDGEYLGDLDLTG